In Deltaproteobacteria bacterium, the sequence CTGGTCAGCAGCACAAGGGTCACTTCGCAACCGGCTCTCGCCCACCGCGCGATCGTCCCGGCGACCATGAATTCCGCGTCATCGGGATGGGCGAAGATCCCCATCGCCGAATCGGGAACGTATTCCGAATCGTATTTCATCATGCGGCTCCTCTCGAAATTCAGATGCGCAGAGGCACTCTCCGGATTTAACCCGCTTTTCCCACCCGGATCAATTCCTTGAGAAACCTTGTCCACCGATACGCACTCTTAAAAGCATGAATGCACGCGTGATGTTCGTAACGCTTACCATATCCCTGGTTGCCGCGGCGATCGCGTCCGCCGCAGGGAAAGAGCCGGCCGGGGAGGCACGGCCCCTCGAAAAGGCGACGTTCGCCGGCGGATGCTTCTGGTGCATGGAGCACCCTTTCGACGAACTGGAAGGAGTCGTTTCGGTCACCTCCGGATACACGGGCGGCACGAAGAAGAATCCCACCTACGAAGAAGTGTCCGGCGGCGGAACCGGACACGCGGAATCGGTCCTTATTGTGTTCGATCCGTCCCGCATAGGCTACCGAAAGCTGCTGGATGTCTTCTGGCGAAACATCGACCCGGTCGCGGTCGATCGGCAGTTCTGCGACTCGGGCAGGCAATACAGGTCCGCGATTTTCTACCATGGGGAGGAACAGAAGAGCCTTGCCGAGGAATCCAGGCGTGAACTGGAGAAAATGGAGCAATTCCAGGGAGTAATCGCGACGGAAATCGCGCAGGCATCGGATTTCTACCCCGCGGAGGATTACCATCAGCATTACTATAAGAAAAACCCGATACGGTACAGGTTTTACCGTGCGACCTGCGGCCGCGACCAACGGCTCAAGGAAATCTGGGGAAAGGCGCCGAACGATAAATAATTGCTAATATATAATGTATT encodes:
- the msrA gene encoding peptide-methionine (S)-S-oxide reductase MsrA — protein: MNARVMFVTLTISLVAAAIASAAGKEPAGEARPLEKATFAGGCFWCMEHPFDELEGVVSVTSGYTGGTKKNPTYEEVSGGGTGHAESVLIVFDPSRIGYRKLLDVFWRNIDPVAVDRQFCDSGRQYRSAIFYHGEEQKSLAEESRRELEKMEQFQGVIATEIAQASDFYPAEDYHQHYYKKNPIRYRFYRATCGRDQRLKEIWGKAPNDK